A single region of the Ochotona princeps isolate mOchPri1 chromosome 10, mOchPri1.hap1, whole genome shotgun sequence genome encodes:
- the PDC gene encoding phosducin, with product MEESKSQSLEEDFEGQATHTGPKGVINDWRKFKLESEDSDSIPPSKKEILRRMSSHNKDDKDAKDRLGRKMSTQEYELIHQEKEDENCLRKYRRQCMQDLHQKLSFGPRYGFVYELQTGEQFLETIEKEQKNTTIVVHIYEEGIKGCDALNSSLTCLASEYPMVKFCKIKASNTGAGDRFSSDVLPTLLVYKGGELISNFINIGEQFAEEFFAGDVESFLNEYGLLPEREIQALEQRNLDEDME from the exons ATGGAAGAATCCAAAAGCCAAAGTTTGGAGGAAGATTTTGAAGGACAAGCCACACATACAG GACCCAAAGGAGTAATAAATGACTGGAGAAAGTTTAAATTAGAGAGTGAAGACAGTGACTCAATCCCTCCTAGCAAAAAGGAAATTCTCAGGCGAATGTCTTCTCACAACAAAGATGACAAGGATGCAAAAGACAGACTGGGCAGGAAG ATGAGCACTCAAGAATATGAACTAATCCATCAAGAGAAGGAGGATGAAAACTGCCTTCGTAAATACCGTAGACAGTGCATGCAGGACCTGCACCAGAAGCTGAGCTTTGGGCCCAGATATGGGTTTGTGTATGAGCTGCAAACAGGGGAGCAGTTCCTGGAAACGattgaaaaggagcaaaagaacACCACAATCGTTGTGCACATTTATGAGGAAGGCATAAAAGGCTGTGACGCTCTAAACAGCAGCTTGACATGCCTTGCATCAGAGTACCCGATGGTcaaattttgcaaaataaaagcTTCTAACACAGGCGCTGGGGACCGCTTTTCCTCAGATGTTCTCCCTACACTGCTTGTCTACAAAGGGGGGGAGCTGATAAGCAATTTTATTAACATTGGTGAGCAGTTCGCGGAAGAGTTTTTTGCTGGAGATGTGGAGTCTTTCCTCAATGAATATGGGTTACTCCCTGAGAGAGAGATACAAGCCCTAGAGCAGAGAAACCTGGACGAAGACATGGAGTGA